The Lujinxingia sediminis genome contains a region encoding:
- a CDS encoding RCC1 domain-containing protein, which yields MANAYPVRSNLRQRAFMTASFVLSSVTLLALGLIPSAQAQHPYYEPASAEAFATHNPFAPLSPQLLFPSPTPTLIVAGDTSCALDHQARLSCTGPGVTEPPTSTPIATIAAGADHICALDITGSVHCVGDRSHHQLALPADVYVDLALGERFSCALTANSRVRCAGTHPQGPMTSPQGTFRQLITTDHHACALRNSGEVYCWGAAQDNALSPPQGPFVNLVKAHHRLCAQRPDGVTLCWGHPNSHSP from the coding sequence ATGGCGAACGCATACCCTGTACGCTCGAACCTGCGCCAGCGCGCGTTCATGACAGCTTCGTTCGTCCTCAGCTCGGTGACGCTGCTTGCCCTCGGCCTGATACCCTCAGCACAAGCCCAACACCCCTATTACGAGCCTGCCTCCGCCGAGGCATTCGCAACGCACAACCCCTTTGCCCCCCTCTCACCGCAGCTTCTCTTCCCCTCGCCCACGCCCACACTCATCGTCGCTGGCGACACCAGCTGCGCCCTCGATCACCAGGCCCGACTCAGCTGCACCGGCCCCGGCGTCACCGAACCCCCGACCTCCACGCCTATCGCCACCATCGCCGCCGGCGCCGACCACATCTGTGCGCTCGACATCACCGGCTCCGTGCATTGTGTGGGCGATCGATCCCACCACCAACTCGCGCTTCCCGCCGACGTCTACGTGGATCTGGCGCTCGGTGAGCGCTTCTCCTGCGCGCTTACCGCCAACTCACGTGTGCGCTGCGCTGGCACCCACCCTCAAGGTCCGATGACCTCTCCGCAGGGCACCTTTCGCCAGCTGATCACCACCGATCACCACGCGTGCGCCCTGCGAAACTCCGGCGAGGTCTACTGCTGGGGCGCTGCACAGGACAACGCCCTCTCCCCGCCTCAAGGCCCTTTCGTCAACCTCGTCAAAGCGCACCATCGTCTCTGCGCCCAGCGGCCGGACGGGGTGACCCTTTGCTGGGGGCATCCTAACTCGCACTCGCCCTGA
- a CDS encoding ATP-binding protein, with amino-acid sequence MRVRSYRLEEAQQTSLGGRLWKVLDESSGRVLELRAAHTADAPAGMLQMYRRQAQGAAGIFHSGVAPLYDFGEVTLEEAGACQGALLAGDAFWVSAPMEGGVPLLASMARLEWPQFRAVLLRVLEALAFGHARGVVHRRLSPELISVRLSAEDEVEAVQLLEFGLLPPRRLDGENSVISAYQAPEVVEGRWREQGGWSDLYSVGVIAFQWLYGRLPDEERGRPSRGEQHHFVPSGFASWVLSCMDESPIDRFRYAADARQLLSALDVHFWGPTGDTVRRDLGWRRDEVVDLGEFRELWRSDELYRFREVPLVGREDARDALWERLGEVHQDGRSQVMVLRGPSGAGKTRLMAWLARRAHELGLAEVMRATHSPVVSSADGLSRMFSRYFRATGLSNEGAERRVFEELSGRGLEEAQAQAAAEALAGWMLPWGERSRLPAGGGNRGAATQLALGELGRERPLLICVEDGQWASETLDWVERVLESPLRVSVMVVITVNDEALVDRPIEMVQIDQLLERDEVEELVVPPLALSEELAFISMLAPLEEELAYDLAQRAGGNPMFIVRMLMRWVHEGLLVASERYPDQLTLKAGARATLPEGMLEAWDEAIEQLIAQFDANVRDDARRAMECAAALGLTVMHEEWLEVCERCEVSVPEPLVQALLANRLVSEHYEERSFEFVHPMLREALAREARVEGRYAAIHRACAEVVKGRAREDDVTTAERLGMHLFEAGQNDVAMEHLLRGCQLAGNLGESRRALGLIARYEQACDRLGIEERDVRRLRGMLRQSWSLQGAGQMEAAEPVVARARLLLRPEDEDELLVPILWLESSLAFARGDFEGAERILLQAREACQGEARRGSLAGTMLRLASAWTERGERHKAVDGYAQARNIWRELGDKGGQAAATVGLATAYLEVGEPERASALMEEIREDAGLFERVSPGSFFNTYGEIFREQRRWEEAEAMYREAISFWGDVMAAEVNIAHSNLGMMMVSQQRFSEAMVLLNEAEGAWSRAGMVREQIYTLSGLLACLASCGNWAAWRGYASAVEGYVRANGMRASDLREMFEVNLAVARESGDADIIAISETLLRTQMETERDAQAVEG; translated from the coding sequence GTGCGAGTTCGCAGTTACCGGTTGGAAGAGGCTCAGCAGACATCGCTTGGGGGGCGGCTGTGGAAGGTTCTGGACGAGAGTTCCGGACGCGTCCTGGAATTGCGCGCGGCACATACTGCGGATGCGCCCGCGGGTATGTTGCAGATGTACCGCCGACAGGCACAGGGGGCGGCGGGCATCTTCCACTCGGGGGTCGCTCCGCTCTATGACTTCGGAGAAGTGACCCTGGAGGAGGCAGGTGCCTGCCAGGGCGCTTTGTTGGCCGGAGATGCGTTCTGGGTGAGCGCGCCGATGGAGGGGGGCGTACCTCTGCTGGCGAGCATGGCGAGGTTGGAGTGGCCGCAGTTTCGCGCGGTGTTGCTGCGTGTGCTCGAGGCGCTGGCTTTCGGGCACGCTCGCGGGGTGGTGCATCGGCGCTTGAGTCCGGAGTTGATCTCGGTTCGGCTGAGCGCGGAGGATGAGGTCGAGGCAGTGCAGCTCTTGGAGTTCGGGCTGCTTCCACCGCGTCGCCTCGATGGTGAAAACAGCGTGATATCGGCCTATCAGGCGCCGGAGGTCGTGGAGGGGCGCTGGCGAGAGCAGGGGGGCTGGAGTGATCTCTACAGCGTGGGAGTGATCGCGTTTCAGTGGCTCTACGGGCGTCTTCCCGATGAGGAGCGTGGACGGCCCAGTCGGGGGGAGCAGCATCATTTCGTGCCCTCTGGATTTGCCAGCTGGGTGCTGAGCTGTATGGACGAGTCGCCCATCGATCGTTTTCGCTATGCGGCGGATGCCCGTCAATTGCTCAGCGCGCTGGATGTGCACTTCTGGGGGCCGACAGGGGACACGGTGCGGCGAGATCTGGGGTGGCGTCGCGATGAGGTTGTGGACCTGGGGGAGTTTCGAGAGCTCTGGCGCTCCGACGAACTCTATCGTTTCCGGGAGGTACCGCTGGTCGGGCGGGAAGACGCGCGGGATGCGCTCTGGGAGAGGTTGGGCGAGGTTCATCAGGATGGACGCTCGCAGGTGATGGTGCTTCGAGGCCCATCTGGAGCGGGGAAGACACGGCTGATGGCGTGGCTTGCCCGCAGGGCTCATGAGCTGGGGCTGGCCGAGGTGATGCGGGCGACGCATAGTCCGGTGGTAAGCTCGGCCGATGGGCTTTCGCGAATGTTTTCGCGCTATTTTCGGGCCACGGGACTCTCCAATGAGGGGGCCGAACGCCGTGTGTTTGAAGAGCTTAGCGGACGAGGGCTGGAGGAGGCGCAGGCGCAGGCGGCTGCCGAGGCGTTGGCCGGCTGGATGTTGCCCTGGGGTGAGCGATCGCGGCTTCCGGCCGGTGGGGGCAACCGTGGCGCGGCCACGCAGCTGGCGCTGGGGGAGCTGGGCCGAGAACGGCCTCTTTTGATCTGTGTGGAGGATGGCCAGTGGGCCAGTGAGACGCTCGACTGGGTGGAGCGGGTGCTGGAGTCTCCGCTGCGGGTCTCGGTGATGGTGGTGATCACGGTCAACGATGAGGCGCTGGTCGATCGTCCGATTGAGATGGTGCAGATCGATCAGCTCCTGGAGCGCGATGAGGTAGAGGAGCTTGTGGTGCCGCCGCTGGCGCTCTCGGAGGAGCTGGCGTTTATCTCGATGCTCGCGCCGCTGGAGGAGGAGCTGGCCTACGATCTGGCGCAGCGCGCCGGCGGCAATCCCATGTTTATTGTGCGGATGTTGATGCGATGGGTGCATGAGGGGCTGCTCGTGGCATCGGAGCGCTACCCGGATCAGCTCACGCTTAAAGCAGGCGCGAGGGCCACGCTGCCCGAGGGAATGCTGGAGGCGTGGGACGAGGCGATTGAGCAACTCATCGCCCAGTTTGATGCAAATGTTCGCGACGACGCGCGCCGGGCTATGGAGTGCGCTGCCGCGCTGGGTCTGACAGTGATGCACGAGGAGTGGCTGGAGGTGTGCGAACGCTGCGAGGTGTCGGTGCCCGAGCCGCTCGTTCAGGCGTTGCTCGCTAACCGTCTGGTGTCGGAGCATTACGAGGAGCGCTCCTTTGAGTTTGTGCATCCGATGTTGAGGGAGGCGTTGGCGCGGGAGGCGCGAGTCGAGGGGCGCTATGCTGCGATTCATCGCGCGTGCGCCGAGGTTGTGAAGGGGCGGGCGCGGGAAGATGATGTGACCACGGCGGAGCGTCTGGGAATGCATCTTTTTGAAGCGGGCCAGAACGATGTGGCCATGGAGCATCTCCTGCGAGGCTGTCAGTTGGCCGGAAATCTGGGGGAGTCCCGTCGCGCGCTGGGGTTGATCGCGCGCTATGAGCAGGCCTGCGATCGCCTGGGCATTGAGGAGCGCGATGTGCGCCGGCTGCGCGGGATGCTACGGCAGAGCTGGTCCTTGCAGGGCGCCGGGCAGATGGAGGCCGCTGAGCCGGTAGTGGCGCGCGCCCGACTACTGCTGCGGCCTGAAGACGAAGATGAACTCCTGGTGCCCATACTCTGGCTGGAGTCGTCGCTTGCCTTTGCACGTGGCGATTTTGAAGGTGCTGAGCGCATCCTTCTTCAGGCCCGAGAGGCCTGCCAGGGGGAGGCCAGGCGTGGCTCATTAGCCGGGACGATGCTTCGCCTCGCCAGTGCGTGGACGGAGCGAGGAGAGCGGCACAAGGCCGTCGATGGCTATGCCCAGGCGCGGAATATCTGGCGCGAACTCGGGGATAAGGGAGGGCAGGCGGCGGCCACCGTGGGACTTGCGACGGCTTATCTTGAGGTCGGAGAGCCGGAGCGGGCGAGCGCGCTGATGGAAGAGATTCGTGAGGATGCCGGGCTCTTTGAGCGTGTTTCACCCGGGAGCTTTTTTAATACCTACGGGGAGATCTTCCGGGAGCAGCGGCGGTGGGAGGAGGCTGAGGCGATGTACCGCGAGGCGATCTCCTTCTGGGGAGATGTGATGGCGGCTGAGGTCAATATCGCGCACTCGAATCTGGGAATGATGATGGTCTCACAGCAGCGATTCTCGGAGGCGATGGTCTTGTTGAACGAAGCCGAGGGGGCGTGGAGCCGGGCAGGCATGGTGCGCGAGCAGATCTATACGCTCTCGGGGTTGCTTGCTTGCCTGGCGTCTTGCGGAAATTGGGCGGCCTGGCGTGGGTACGCATCGGCTGTTGAGGGCTATGTGCGCGCCAACGGGATGCGGGCCTCCGACCTGCGCGAGATGTTTGAGGTCAACCTGGCGGTCGCTCGAGAGAGTGGCGATGCCGACATTATCGCCATCTCCGAGACGTTGTTGCGGACGCAGATGGAGACTGAACGCGATGCGCAGGCGGTGGAGGGATAA
- a CDS encoding ferritin-like domain-containing protein: MSSKDELIKRLNNAMAWELAGVIQYMQAAVMVTGYEREIFREFFHESSEEARDHAEAVGEKIAVLGGVPTVEPATIRQAADIQGMLEAALALEIDALNAWQACHEVAEAANPGTMYWIEEHIAEEQDHVDHLRKLTGKVKFAAGDIDKSKGTTA; the protein is encoded by the coding sequence ATGAGCTCGAAAGACGAACTGATCAAACGCCTCAACAACGCCATGGCCTGGGAACTCGCTGGCGTCATCCAGTACATGCAAGCCGCGGTGATGGTCACCGGCTACGAGCGTGAAATCTTCCGCGAGTTCTTCCACGAGTCGAGTGAAGAAGCCCGTGACCACGCCGAGGCCGTCGGCGAGAAGATCGCCGTCCTCGGCGGTGTTCCCACCGTGGAGCCGGCCACCATCCGCCAGGCCGCCGACATCCAGGGCATGCTCGAAGCCGCACTCGCCCTGGAGATCGATGCGCTGAACGCCTGGCAGGCCTGTCACGAAGTCGCCGAAGCCGCAAACCCGGGCACGATGTACTGGATCGAAGAGCACATCGCCGAAGAACAGGATCATGTCGATCACCTGCGCAAACTCACCGGTAAAGTGAAGTTCGCCGCCGGCGACATCGACAAGAGCAAAGGCACCACCGCCTGA
- a CDS encoding 1-acyl-sn-glycerol-3-phosphate acyltransferase: protein MADADFQKHATTMPPFYRGVRFLAHWSVRLYFYDIQVMGHENFPKSQPLILAANHPNSIMDTVLLATETPFRINYMARSGLFKNPIIRSVLNGVCVMPIYRASELAGQPVRKQSSFYRAYELLEAGGCIGMFPEGANSPDRQVRELKTGTARLALEAEARNAYRLGVQIQPVGLNFADRDRFLSSVLIRYGAPIDVRQFADLHRQDPRQAVYELTQLILERLRDVATHVHDERNHQLVMDIHRIYGNELLKEFMGAYDVDVRPLTHKLFDRVRAADGPRPDLDDRFTIEQAIADAVDYYEQRNPAMVARVRMDIRRYKDHLKQVRLRHDIVHEHSPENLSSRREAIKLTAYALGLGPLAIYGMLTNLVPYLLVRAIVSHQPEEAKRAFIALINSFYAFPLWYVFLGWYLWSSVSPPLWAMVLFISSLPLTAFFFLTWWRKILVYRDRILSRTLFRTQKNLLEDLSRERERLIETFENVKIDYLIARFGHLFDEDSAYALPWQPDLASPSMQVFPSAEESLPPEKDADTQTGVTPDTSPQFEEQQ, encoded by the coding sequence GTGGCTGACGCTGATTTTCAAAAGCACGCCACCACCATGCCGCCTTTTTATCGCGGCGTGCGCTTTCTGGCGCACTGGTCGGTGCGGCTCTATTTCTACGACATCCAGGTGATGGGCCATGAGAACTTTCCGAAGAGTCAACCCCTGATTCTGGCGGCCAACCACCCTAACTCCATTATGGACACGGTGCTCCTGGCCACCGAGACTCCCTTTCGCATCAACTACATGGCGCGAAGCGGGCTCTTTAAGAACCCGATCATTCGAAGCGTGCTCAACGGCGTGTGCGTCATGCCAATCTACCGTGCCAGTGAGCTCGCAGGTCAGCCGGTGCGAAAGCAGAGCAGCTTCTACCGCGCCTATGAGCTTCTGGAAGCCGGGGGATGCATCGGCATGTTTCCCGAAGGCGCCAACTCCCCCGACCGCCAGGTCCGCGAGCTCAAGACCGGCACCGCGCGCCTGGCCCTGGAAGCTGAGGCTCGCAACGCCTACCGCCTGGGTGTGCAGATTCAACCGGTGGGCCTGAACTTCGCCGACCGCGATCGTTTTCTCTCCAGTGTCCTGATCCGCTACGGCGCCCCGATCGACGTGCGCCAGTTCGCAGACCTGCATCGCCAGGACCCCCGCCAGGCTGTCTACGAGCTGACCCAGCTTATTCTTGAGCGATTGCGCGATGTCGCCACCCACGTCCACGATGAGCGCAACCACCAGCTGGTGATGGACATCCACCGCATCTACGGCAACGAGCTCCTCAAAGAGTTTATGGGAGCCTACGATGTCGACGTGCGCCCGCTGACCCACAAGCTCTTCGACCGCGTGCGTGCCGCCGACGGCCCTCGCCCCGACCTCGACGACCGCTTCACCATCGAGCAGGCCATCGCCGACGCGGTGGACTATTACGAGCAACGCAACCCGGCGATGGTCGCCCGGGTTCGCATGGATATCCGCCGCTATAAAGACCACTTAAAGCAGGTGCGTCTGCGCCACGATATCGTCCATGAGCATAGCCCCGAGAACCTCAGCAGCCGCCGGGAGGCCATCAAACTCACCGCGTACGCGCTGGGCCTTGGGCCCCTGGCCATCTATGGCATGCTCACAAACCTGGTGCCTTACCTGCTCGTTCGCGCCATCGTCTCGCACCAGCCCGAAGAGGCCAAACGCGCCTTTATCGCGCTGATCAACAGCTTCTACGCGTTTCCGCTCTGGTACGTCTTCCTGGGCTGGTATCTCTGGAGCAGCGTAAGCCCGCCGCTCTGGGCGATGGTGCTTTTCATCAGCAGCCTGCCGCTGACGGCGTTCTTCTTTCTGACCTGGTGGCGAAAGATCCTCGTCTACCGCGATCGCATTCTCTCGCGTACGCTTTTTCGCACCCAGAAAAACCTTCTCGAAGACTTAAGTCGCGAGCGAGAGCGCCTCATTGAAACCTTTGAGAACGTCAAAATCGATTACCTGATCGCGCGCTTCGGCCACCTCTTCGACGAGGACTCCGCCTACGCGCTGCCCTGGCAGCCAGACCTGGCGAGTCCCTCCATGCAGGTCTTCCCGAGCGCAGAAGAGAGCCTTCCCCCGGAAAAAGACGCGGATACGCAGACCGGGGTTACCCCTGACACCTCCCCCCAATTTGAGGAGCAACAATGA
- a CDS encoding lipid-transfer protein → MTRKVYVVGVGMTNFEKPGRREWDYPDMVREAGTQALDDAGVDYQAIEQVFCGYVYGDSTSGQRAAYELGLTGVPIYNVNNNCSTGSTALFMARQLIAGGILDCALALGFEKMQRGSLKTDGQDDRANPLGRHFETMAAQRGFAKAPPAPQIFGNAGLEHMERYGTTAEHFAKIAHKNHLHSTKNPRSQFQDEYSLEAILESRPVHHPLTMLQCCPTSDGAAAAVLMSEEKVRELGLEDQAIEIAAMSMTTDTPASFGKSAIDLVGFQMSKLAAAQVFAESGLNIEDVDVIELHDCFSTNELITYEALGLCDEGQAGRLIDAGDVTYGGKWVVNPSGGLISKGHPLGATGLAQCAELTWQLRGQADQRQVDGAEIALQHNLGLGGAAVVTLYRRN, encoded by the coding sequence ATGACTCGCAAAGTCTATGTCGTCGGCGTCGGTATGACCAACTTCGAGAAGCCCGGCCGTCGCGAGTGGGACTATCCCGATATGGTACGCGAGGCGGGCACTCAGGCCCTGGACGACGCCGGCGTGGACTACCAGGCCATTGAGCAGGTCTTCTGCGGCTACGTCTACGGCGACTCCACCAGCGGGCAGCGCGCCGCCTACGAACTGGGGCTGACCGGGGTGCCGATCTACAACGTCAACAACAACTGCTCCACCGGCTCCACCGCCCTCTTTATGGCCCGCCAGCTCATCGCCGGGGGCATCCTCGACTGTGCGCTGGCCCTGGGCTTTGAGAAGATGCAGCGCGGCTCGCTCAAGACCGACGGCCAGGACGACCGCGCCAATCCCCTGGGCCGCCACTTCGAGACGATGGCAGCCCAGCGCGGCTTCGCCAAGGCCCCGCCCGCCCCGCAGATCTTCGGCAACGCCGGCCTGGAACATATGGAGCGCTACGGCACCACCGCTGAGCATTTTGCGAAGATCGCCCATAAGAATCACCTCCACTCCACCAAAAACCCCCGCTCCCAGTTCCAGGACGAGTACAGCCTGGAGGCCATCCTGGAATCGCGTCCGGTGCACCACCCGCTGACCATGTTGCAGTGCTGTCCGACCTCGGATGGGGCGGCCGCCGCGGTGCTGATGAGCGAAGAGAAGGTGCGTGAGCTGGGCCTCGAAGATCAGGCCATCGAGATCGCTGCGATGAGCATGACCACCGATACCCCGGCATCTTTTGGCAAGAGCGCCATCGACCTGGTCGGCTTCCAGATGAGCAAGCTCGCCGCAGCACAGGTCTTCGCCGAGAGCGGTCTGAACATCGAGGACGTCGACGTGATCGAGCTCCACGACTGCTTCTCGACCAATGAACTCATCACCTACGAAGCACTCGGGCTGTGCGACGAAGGCCAGGCTGGCCGCCTCATCGACGCGGGCGATGTGACCTACGGAGGCAAGTGGGTGGTTAACCCCTCCGGCGGGCTCATCTCCAAGGGCCACCCTCTGGGAGCCACCGGGCTTGCGCAATGCGCCGAGCTCACCTGGCAGCTGCGCGGCCAGGCCGACCAACGTCAGGTCGATGGTGCCGAGATCGCGCTTCAGCATAACCTCGGTCTGGGCGGAGCGGCCGTCGTCACCCTCTACCGCCGAAATTAA
- a CDS encoding Hsp33 family molecular chaperone HslO yields the protein MSTPSHPITDDQGLRAMSEDGSFRVIAINATTTARGILEAQQAGSEISPRLAELTTATVLLRLAMSPDYRLQTVLKHSDRGSLVADSHPNGVTRALVQQERDDTIPLGASTLLSVHRDTYTGKLHQGIVETLEGYGLGESIAGYLKQSEQINSVVGLRTLFDDQGQLTYAGGFLVQLLPDAHVDTLAVVTERLEQTGTQKVFEVGSFENEGMLAAIFEEVPYRILGEDRFGFGCNCSEERILGALATLSPAERAELAASDEPIEIGCDYCNVTYSVDPATLG from the coding sequence ATGAGCACCCCATCACACCCCATCACTGACGATCAGGGCCTGCGCGCGATGAGCGAAGACGGCTCGTTTCGCGTCATCGCCATCAACGCAACCACCACCGCCCGCGGCATCCTCGAAGCCCAGCAGGCCGGCTCGGAGATCTCGCCGCGGCTGGCCGAGTTAACCACCGCCACCGTGCTCTTGCGCCTGGCGATGAGCCCGGACTACCGGCTGCAGACCGTGCTCAAACACTCCGATCGCGGCTCGCTCGTCGCGGACAGTCACCCCAACGGGGTGACCCGCGCGCTGGTTCAACAGGAACGCGACGACACGATCCCGCTGGGTGCGTCGACGCTGCTCAGCGTCCACCGCGACACCTACACCGGGAAGCTTCACCAGGGCATCGTCGAGACGCTGGAGGGCTACGGGCTTGGCGAGTCGATCGCCGGGTACTTGAAGCAGAGCGAGCAGATCAACTCGGTGGTCGGCCTGCGCACCCTCTTCGACGACCAGGGGCAACTGACCTACGCCGGAGGCTTCCTCGTGCAACTTCTCCCGGACGCGCATGTCGACACCCTGGCGGTGGTCACCGAGCGTCTGGAGCAGACCGGCACGCAGAAGGTCTTTGAAGTCGGCAGCTTTGAGAACGAAGGCATGCTGGCGGCGATCTTCGAGGAGGTGCCCTACCGCATCCTCGGTGAGGACCGCTTTGGTTTTGGCTGCAACTGCAGCGAAGAGCGCATCCTGGGTGCGCTGGCCACGCTGAGCCCGGCCGAACGCGCCGAGCTTGCGGCCAGCGACGAGCCCATCGAGATCGGCTGCGACTACTGCAACGTCACCTACAGCGTCGATCCGGCCACCCTGGGATGA
- a CDS encoding metallophosphoesterase, translating to MVSMIAVGFFFTGLWFGAHYYLWRRLRAPLHPDSRWGKGVTWALVGHIVLVTATMSMRSMPRVEPFYTIAQWTSYVAMGFFSLVLILMIFKDLVEWLTQRVSAFRERGGAEEGAAPLADPSRRLFMSSSLNAAVVGGAAVASKWGIYEALRVPDVVEVGVPFEGLPASLEGFRIVQISDVHIGPTVRRAHVQAIVDRVHELKPDAIVITGDLIEGMVEHIWHDVEPIFDLRAPHGVFYCTGNHEYYWDAPGWCKAIEEQGIVVLNNAHALIEHEGGRVLMAGCTDFSAGRHDPGAASDPQAARDGAPDHDVSVLLAHQPKSIHQAAAAGFDLQLSGHTHGGQMWPWNLIIGWFHPYAIGLAREDKTWIYVSRGTCYWGPPMRIGAPAEITQIELLAGSPDRAYRRRRRDQA from the coding sequence ATGGTGTCGATGATTGCGGTCGGGTTCTTTTTTACGGGGCTCTGGTTTGGTGCCCACTACTACCTCTGGCGAAGGCTTCGGGCGCCTCTGCATCCGGATAGCCGCTGGGGCAAGGGGGTCACCTGGGCGCTGGTCGGGCATATCGTTCTGGTGACGGCGACCATGTCGATGCGCTCAATGCCGCGAGTGGAGCCGTTCTATACGATCGCACAGTGGACGAGCTATGTGGCGATGGGATTCTTCTCGCTTGTGCTCATCCTGATGATCTTCAAAGACCTGGTCGAGTGGCTTACACAACGGGTCAGTGCGTTCCGGGAGCGCGGTGGTGCTGAGGAGGGGGCCGCGCCCCTGGCCGATCCCTCGCGTCGCCTCTTTATGAGCAGCAGCCTCAACGCCGCGGTGGTGGGTGGGGCGGCGGTGGCGTCCAAGTGGGGGATATACGAGGCGTTGCGCGTGCCCGATGTCGTCGAGGTCGGCGTGCCTTTTGAGGGCCTTCCCGCATCTCTGGAGGGCTTTCGGATCGTGCAGATCTCCGATGTGCACATCGGACCCACCGTGCGTCGCGCTCATGTGCAGGCCATCGTCGATCGGGTCCACGAGCTTAAGCCCGACGCCATCGTCATCACCGGCGATCTTATTGAGGGCATGGTCGAGCACATCTGGCACGATGTGGAGCCGATCTTCGATCTTCGCGCTCCTCACGGGGTCTTCTACTGCACGGGCAACCACGAGTACTACTGGGACGCGCCGGGCTGGTGTAAAGCGATCGAAGAGCAGGGGATTGTCGTGCTCAACAACGCCCACGCCCTCATTGAGCATGAGGGCGGCCGGGTGTTGATGGCCGGCTGTACCGACTTCTCGGCCGGTCGCCACGACCCCGGGGCGGCTTCCGATCCGCAGGCCGCCCGCGACGGGGCGCCGGACCATGACGTCAGCGTGCTGCTCGCCCACCAGCCCAAGAGCATTCATCAGGCCGCGGCGGCGGGTTTCGACCTGCAGCTCTCCGGGCACACTCACGGCGGGCAGATGTGGCCGTGGAACCTCATCATCGGCTGGTTTCACCCCTATGCCATCGGTCTGGCGCGCGAAGACAAGACGTGGATCTACGTCAGCCGCGGTACCTGCTATTGGGGGCCGCCCATGCGCATCGGCGCGCCGGCCGAGATCACCCAGATCGAACTCCTCGCCGGCTCCCCCGATCGCGCCTACCGACGTCGGCGGCGCGATCAGGCCTGA
- a CDS encoding 6-phosphofructokinase, whose product MRIGVLTGGGDCPGLNAVIRAVTKSLLLKCDATVIGFEEGFLGMIEGRSRELDLKSLKGILARGGTILGTHNKANPFNHYLADGADVSDQLVENYHRLKLDGVVVIGGDGTMSIAHRLSEKGVRCVGVPKTIDNDLMHTDRTFGFDTAVAVATEAVDRLQTTGESHSRVMILETMGRYAGWLALHSGLAGGADVILIPELPFDVEEIARVCQQRKERQRFTMIVVAEGATLLDGKQVVRERIDDSPDPLRLGGIGNLLAEKLKPLVDSEIRTTTLGHIQRGGTPTAFDRVLSTAFGAHAAALVAGGHWGRMVALQKGQMTSVEIAEVADQTRLVPVDSLLVHAAAAVGTSFGRADFEVDLSRMPENRVI is encoded by the coding sequence ATGCGCATTGGAGTACTGACCGGCGGCGGTGACTGCCCCGGCCTTAACGCGGTCATTCGAGCGGTCACCAAGAGCCTCTTGCTGAAGTGCGACGCGACGGTGATCGGATTTGAAGAAGGATTTCTGGGGATGATTGAGGGGCGCAGTCGCGAACTCGACTTGAAGTCCCTCAAGGGCATCCTGGCGCGCGGCGGCACCATCCTGGGCACGCATAATAAGGCGAACCCCTTCAATCATTATCTGGCCGATGGGGCCGATGTGAGCGACCAGCTCGTGGAGAACTACCACCGGCTCAAACTCGATGGGGTGGTCGTCATCGGCGGCGACGGCACCATGAGCATCGCCCATCGTTTAAGCGAGAAAGGGGTCAGATGTGTCGGGGTGCCCAAAACCATCGACAACGATCTGATGCACACCGATCGCACCTTTGGTTTTGATACGGCTGTCGCGGTGGCCACTGAGGCTGTCGACCGCCTGCAGACCACCGGTGAGAGCCACAGCCGGGTGATGATCCTGGAGACGATGGGGCGCTACGCCGGCTGGCTCGCCCTGCACAGCGGGCTCGCCGGCGGTGCGGACGTGATCTTGATTCCTGAGCTTCCCTTTGATGTCGAAGAGATTGCCCGGGTGTGCCAGCAGCGCAAAGAGCGCCAGCGCTTCACCATGATTGTGGTGGCCGAAGGCGCGACGCTGCTCGACGGAAAGCAGGTGGTGCGAGAGCGCATCGACGACAGCCCCGATCCGTTGCGTCTGGGCGGTATTGGCAATCTGCTGGCAGAGAAGCTCAAGCCCCTGGTCGACAGTGAGATTCGTACCACGACGCTCGGGCATATCCAGCGTGGCGGAACGCCCACGGCCTTTGATCGGGTGCTCTCCACGGCGTTTGGCGCCCATGCCGCGGCGTTGGTCGCCGGCGGGCACTGGGGTCGGATGGTGGCCTTGCAGAAGGGGCAGATGACAAGCGTGGAGATCGCTGAAGTCGCCGACCAGACGCGCCTGGTGCCCGTGGATTCGCTTCTGGTGCATGCGGCTGCGGCGGTGGGAACCTCCTTTGGACGCGCCGATTTCGAGGTCGACCTGAGTCGGATGCCTGAGAATCGCGTGATCTGA